A section of the Plasmodium knowlesi strain H genome assembly, chromosome: 3 genome encodes:
- a CDS encoding pre-mRNA-processing-splicing factor 8, putative, translating to MSDHGGQEQPAEDRSKEDEQQENATAYHDPSISDTQNYENGQGENADNNPPPQIDSNGMTRGPIPSTGIPPLQNNMNLFSNLQGSPNNLYYNMAQYNMNPNLIELPEKGKNGPTAPTPVTSGAGPTGANFVHGKNSFPPNMSNLPPNMLNMPPLMSSLPPNMANLPPNMANLPPNMANLPPNMANLPPNMANLPPNMTNLPPNMTNLPPNMTNLPPNMTNLPPNMTNLPPNMNYLPPNMNPLMPNMMNMPPPPFMMKMKNQMNGAESGMNGMPYYFLPSGAHMGNYAQGGMDNMTDPFGNNMNNLPPPMYLNETGGAEDYYPYNNDEEEYMRGERRHNGEDMHDEYISRSERRKRRRRRRHYDEESYYAKMKSSQVEEPIEKTVEKEVIPEPTEFNIVKEKARKWKMINSKKYSKKKKFGVMEEKEEMPCEHLRKIVKEHGDMSNKKYRYDKRVYLGALKYVPHAVFKLLENIPMPWEQIKNTKVIYHITGAITFVNEIFVVIDPLYIAQWGTMWIMMRREKRDRKHFKRMRFPPFDDEEPPLDYADNILDIEPLECIQMKLDKDEDKSVIDWFYDSKPLLYNRNHILGTSYKKYKLSLEQMGVLYRLGNQLFSDFQDDNYFYLFNLKSFYTAKALNMAIPGGPKFEPLYRDIYEDDEDWNEFNDINKIIIRQQIRTEYKIAFPYLYNNRPRKIAISKYHSPMCVYIKLEDIDLPPFYFDLIINPIPSYKIRNLDNPEKEKKNMDDFYLIFTRKEVHYQRVPVRGRNNTNSVHDKNRSRERSMDECESEYSSDASSRRDGKTVDSGRKSGRRKKNDKDMYPAERATKGKDKRDCRGNKKGEDHSSHDATLSDDYQDKSDRTAYKNGGGKSRGKGKHQHHSSDENSDTNICSSKCRDEDQVDNSTIENYSGDSSSRTGYTRGGKKRKNPYNGDDNDDNDDDNDNNDDEKNDDEKNDDEKNDDDDDGADQGKGAGEDKSRSKGVQGTPQSKLKIVVKNVQYGMLPLLHEYPLYTERTINGIQLYHAPYPFNKKCGYTRRGIDIPLVQSWFKEHISTKYPVKVRVSYQKLLKCWVLNHLHSKRPKSMKKKYLFRIFKSTKFFQCTEMDWVEVGLQVCRQGYNMLNLLIHRKNLNYLHLDYNFNLKPVKTLTTKERKKSRFGNAFHLCREILRLTKSIVDSHVQYRLGNIDAYQLADGIQYIFSHVGQLTGMYRYKYRLMRQVRMCKDLKHLIYYRFNTGSVGKGPGCGLWAPLWRVWIFFLRGVIPLLERWLSNLLARQFEGRVSKGIAKTVTKQRVESHFDLELRAAVMHDIIDMIPAGLKNNKGKARLILQHLSEAWRCWKANIPWKVVGLPLPVENMIIRYIKLKADWWINATYYNRERIKRGATVDKTVCKKNLGRLTRLWLKAEQERQHEYLKDGPYVTGEEAVALYTTAIHWFESRKFTHIPFPPLNYKHDTKLLILALEKLKETFTVKNRLNQSQREELGFIEQAYDNPYETLSRIKRHLLTQRAFKEISISFLDLYTHLVPVYEVDPLEKITDAYLDQYLWYEGDLRNLFPNWVKPSDNEPQPLLVYKMCQGINNLHNIWDTQNNECLVMLQTQFSKIYEKIDLTLLNRLLRLIVDHNIADYITAKNNTNITFKDMNHINSFGIIRGLQFSSFVFQYYTIIIDLLILGLTRAYDIAGPYNDVNPFLSFQNVRVETRHPIRLYCRYVDKIWILFKFSNEESKDLIQKFLTENPDPNNENIVGYNNKTCWPRDCRMRKMKHDVNLGRATFWEIQNRIPRSLTSLDWDHHNTFVSVYSKDNPNLLFTIAGFEVRILPKIRQLSYGINMYTTYINEYGKKDPSKETSSTTNANQAGGGEKNVVISSSEKEGTWKLQNEVTKEITAEAYLKVSENSMKRFENRVRQILMSSGSTTFTKIANKWNTTLIGLMTYFREAVLDTEELLDLLVKCENKIQTRIKIGLNSKMPSRFPPVVFYTPKELGGLGMLSMGHILIPESDLRYMKQTDSGKITHFRAGLSHEEDQLIPNLYRYISTWESEFLESQRVWCEYALKRNECHNQNKKITLEDLEDSWDKGIPRINTLFQKDRHTLAYDKGWRIRQLFKQYQIIKSNPFWWTNQRHDGKLWNLNNYRTDMIQALGGVEGILEHTLFKGTFFPTWEGLFWEKASGFEESMKYKKLTNAQRSGLNQIPNRRFTLWWSPTINRANVYVGFQVQLDLTGIFMHGKIPTLKISLIQIFRAHLWQKIHESLVMDVCQVFDLNSDLLEIETVQKETIHPRKSYKMNSSCADILLFANYKWGISKPSLLSDDDNIFLNNLEIKSNSSIALGSYPYTSNQYWIDIQLRWGDFDSHDIERYSRAKFLDYTTDNLSIYPCLTGVLIGVDLAYNLYSAYGNWFNNLKPLMQKALQKIIQSNPSLYVLRERIRKGLQLYSSEPTEPYLNTQNYNELFSSQTIWFVDDTNVYRVTIHKTFEGNLTTKPINGAIFILNPKTGQLFLKIIHTSVWIGQKRLSQLAKWKTAEEVASLIRSLPIEEQPKQIIVTRKGMLDPLEVHLLDFPNIIIKGTELNLPFQALLKLNKIGDLILKATQPQMLLFNLYDDWLNTISSFTAFSRLILILRSLHINPQQTKILLQPNKNIVTQPHHIWPSFNNNQWINLEVQLKDLILNDYAKRNNVHIASLTQNEIRDILLGMEITPPSIQRQQIAELEKNNLDNIEQQMKVTTSKTTTKHGTEMIVSTLSPHEQQTFTTKTDWKIRYLANNSLLFRTKNIYVNNSSLKSVSQEGGGNSGVNTISSINDYTYVIAKNLLEKFICISDLKIQIGGFLYGSSPPDNSYVKEIKCILIPPQIGNYQSVTLSNYLPSSKYLDNLELLGWIHTQTTNCSNTSNHLTTYDMVAHLSFLQECKSRKKKKSDGAGGTYSDDDIAQEDNANDDSGQFSKIWDKNKTIILTCSFTPGSCTINAYKLTDDGYAFAKSKQNSADLYAYPNANNLYEQVQILLSNVFVGFFLIPDDNIWNYNLMGIKFNNNQKYSALLDIPQPFYSDIHRPNHFLQFSLLDQNEGDEADVETSFI from the exons aTGAGCGACCATGGAGGGCAAGAACAGCCCGCGGAAGATCGCTCGAAAGAG GACGAGCAGCAGGAAAACGCCACAGCCTACCATGACCCAAGCATAAGTGACACCCAGAATTATGAAAATGGtcaaggggaaaatgcaGATAACAATCCACCCCCACAGATAGATAGCAATGGCATGACGAGAGGCCCCATTCCCAGTACGGGAATACCGCCACTACAGAATAACATGAACCTTTTTAGTAACCTCCAGGGTTCCCCGAACAATCTATACTACAACATGGCGCAGTACAACATGAACCCGAATTTGATCGAGTTGccggaaaaggggaagaacgGCCCCACTGCACCCACACCCGTAACCTCAGGAGCAGGACCAACGGGGGCGAACTTCGTACACGGAAAGAattcttttcctccaaatATGTCAAACTTGCCACCCAACATGCTGAACATGCCGCCGCTTATGAGCAGCCTCCCCCCAAACATGGCTAATCTGCCTCCAAACATGGCTAATCTGCCTCCAAACATGGCTAATCTGCCTCCAAACATGGCTAACCTGCCTCCAAACATGGCTAACCTGCCTCCAAACATGACCAATCTACCTCCAAACATGACCAATCTACCTCCAAACATGACCAATCTACCTCCAAACATGACCAACCTGCCTCCAAACATGACCAACCTGCCACCCAATATGAACTACCTACCACCCAATATGAATCCCCTCATGCCCAACATGATGAACATGCCACCTCCTCCCTTcatgatgaaaatgaaaaaccaAATGAATGGCGCAGAATCGGGGATGAATGGCATGCCGTATTACTTCCTGCCCAGTGGGGCACACATGGGAAACTACGCACAAGGAGGAATGGACAACATGACGGATCCGTTCGGAAACAATATGAATAACCTCCCCCCACCCATGTACCTTAACGAAACCGGAGGAGCAGAAGATTATTACCCATACAACAACGATGAGGAGGAGTATATGCGAGGGGAGAGGCGCCACAACGGAGAAGACATGCACGATGAATACATATCAAGAAGTgaacgaaggaaaaggagaagaagaaggaggcaTTATGACGAAGAAAGTTattatgcaaaaatgaaatctAGCCAAGTGGAAGAACCAATAGAAAAGACAGTCGAGAAGGAGGTTATTCCAGAGCCAACTGAATTTAATATAGTGAAAGAAAAGGcacgaaaatggaaaatgataaatagtaaaaaatattcaaaaaaaaaaaaatttggagtcatggaagaaaaagaagaaatgccATGTGAACATCTTAGAAAAATAGTCAAAGAACATGGAGATATGAGTAACAAAAAGTACAGATATGATAAGAGAGTATATTTGGGTGCCTTGAAATATGTGCCACATGCCGTTTTTAAGCTTTTAGAAAATATCCCCATGCCTTgggaacaaattaaaaatacaAAGGTTATTTATCATATCACTGGAGCCATTACCTTTGTGAATGAAATTTTCGTCGTCATAGATCCACTGTACATTGCTCAGTGGGGAACAATGTGGATCATGatgagaagggaaaaaagagataGGAAACATTTCAAAAGAATGAGATTTCCTCCCTTCGATGATGAAGAACCTCCACTCGATTACGCAGATAATATTCTAGATATAGAACCGTTAGAATGCATACAAATGAAGTTAGATAAAGATGAGGACAAAAGTGTTATCGACTGGTTTTACGATTCAAAACCTTTACTCTACAATCGAAACCACATATTGGGAACTAGTTATAAGAAGTATAAATTAAGTTTGGAACAAATGGGGGTCCTCTACAGATTAGGAAATCAACTTTTTAGCGATTTTCAAGAcgataattatttttatttattcaatCTAAAATCCTTCTACACTGCCAAGGCGTTAAATATGGCCATACCAGGTGGACCCAAATTCGAACCCTTATACAGAGACATCTACGAAGATGACGAAGATTGGAATGAGTTCAACgatattaataaaattattatacGTCAGCAAATTAGAACGGAATACAAAATTGCCTTCCCCTATTTGTATAATAATAGACCCAGAAAAATTGCTATCAGTAAATATCACTCTCCTATGTGTGTCTACATTAAGTTGGAGGACATTgatcttccccctttttatttcgacCTTATCATCAATCCTATTCCATCttataaaataagaaatttGGATAATccagagaaggagaaaaaaaatatggatgACTTTTATCTGATTTTTACAAGGAAGGAGGTACACTACCAGAGGGTGCCTGTCAGGGGAAGGAACAATACAAACTCTGTCCACGATAAAAATCGCTCCAGGGAACGTTCCATGGATGAGTGCGAAAGCGAGTACAGTAGCGATGCAAGTAGTAGGCGAGATGGAAAGACAGTTGATTCCGGGCGCAAAAGTGGTAGGCGTAAGAAAAACGACAAGGATATGTACCCGGCAGAACGAGCAACCAAGGGAAAGGATAAGCGTGACTGCAGGGGGAacaaaaaaggtgaagatCACTCCAGCCATGACGCGACCTTGTCAGATGACTACCAGGACAAGAGCGACAGGACAGCGTACAAGAATGGTGGCGGTAAAAgtaggggaaaaggaaagcacCAACACCACAGCAGTGACGAAAACAGTGATACGAACATCTGCAGCAGCAAGTGTAGAGATGAAGACCAGGTAGACAATAGCACGATAGAGAACTACTCTGGGGACAGCAGCTCCAGGACGGGCTACACCAGGGGtggaaagaagaggaaaaacccCTACAATGGGGATGACAACGACgacaatgatgatgacaacgacaacaatgatgatgaaaagaatgatgatgaaaagaatgatgatgaaaagaatgatgatgacgatgatggtGCTGACCAGGGAAAAGGTGCCGGGGAGGATAAGAGCCGGTCCAAGGGGGTCCAAGGCACACCTCAGAGTAAGCTCAAAATAGTAGTCAAAAATGTGCAGTACGGAATGCTGCCGCTGCTGCATGAGTATCCCCTCTACACGGAAAGAACCATCAACGGAATTCAACTGTACCATGCGCCCTACccatttaataaaaagtgTGGATACACAAGGAGAGGAATAGATATCCCCCTTGTGCAGTCATGGTTCAAAGAACATATATCGACCAAGTACCCAGTCAAGGTTAGGGTGTCCTACCAGAAACTACTCAAGTGTTGGGTGTTAAATCATCTACACTCGAAGAGGCCAAAaagtatgaagaaaaagtatcTATTTAGAATATTTAAAAGTACGAAATTTTTCCAGTGTACAGAAATGGATTGGGTGGAAGTAGGTCTGCAGGTATGCAGACAAGGATACAACATGCTAAACCTGCTAATTCATAGGAAGAATTTGAATTATCTTCACCTGGATTACAACTTCAATTTGAAACCAGTCAAAACGCTAACCACcaaggagaggaagaagtcTCGTTTTGGTAACGCATTTCACCTGTGCAGAGAAATACTCAGATTAACGAAATCCATAGTAGATTCACATGTACAATATAGGCTTGGGAATATTGATGCATATCAATTGGCAGATggtatacaatatatattttcccacgTGGGTCAATTGACAGGAATGTACAGATACAAATACCGACTAATGAGACAAGTAAGGATGTGTAAAGATTTGAAgcatttaatttattatagGTTTAATACAGGATCTGTGGGAAAGGGCCCTGGTTGTGGATTGTGGGCACCTCTATGGAGAGTGtggattttcttcctcagaGGGGTTATACCGTTGTTGGAAAGATGGCTGAGCAATTTATTGGCTAGACAATTCGAGGGAAGAGTCTCCAAAGGAATTGCTAAAACGGTTACTAAGCAGAGGGTTGAAAGTCACTTCGATTTAGAACTTAGAGCAGCTGTCATGCATGATATTATAGACATGATTCCTGCTGGgctaaaaaataataaaggaaaggCTAGACTCATTTTGCAACATCTTAGTGAAGCATGGAGATGTTGGAAAGCTAACATTCCCTGGAAGGTCGTTGGCTTACCACTTCCAGTGGAAAATATGATCATTCGATATATTAAGCTGAAAGCCGATTGGTGGATTAACGCTACTTACTATAATAGGGAGAGAATTAAGAGAGGAGCTACTGTAGACAAAACCGTgtgtaagaaaaatttagGTAGATTGACAAGACTCTGGCTGAAGGCTGAACAGGAAAGGCAACATGAATATTTGAAAGATGGTCCCTATGTCACTGGAGAAGAAGCTGTCGCCCTTTACACAACAGCAATTCACTGGTTTGAATCGCGTAAATTTACAcacattcctttccctccaCTGAATTATAAGCATGACACCAAGTTACTCATTCTAGCTTTGGAGAAATTGAAGGAAACTTTTACCGTTAAAAATAGGCTTAATCAATCACAGAGGGAAGAACTGGGGTTCATAGAACAGGCGTACGACAATCCCTATGAAACGCTATCCAGAATAAAAAGGCACTTACTCACCCAGAGAGCATTCAAGGAAATATCCATCTCGTTTTTAGATCTCTACACGCATTTAGTCCCTGTGTACGAAGTAGACCCgctagaaaaaattacagatGCTTACCTGGATCAGTACCTGTGGTATGAAGGAGACCTAAGAAATTTATTTCCCAATTGGGTTAAGCCCTCCGACAACGAACCGCAGCCATTACTAGTGTATAAAATGTGCCAGGGGATAAACAACCTACACAATATTTGGGATACACAAAATAATGAATGCCTGGTAATGTTGCAAACACAATTTAGTAAAATATATGAGAAAATCGACTTGACGCTACTGAACAGATTGCTACGTTTGATTGTGGATCACAACATTGCGGATTACATAACGGCGAAGAATAATACAAACATTACCTTTAAAGATATGAACCATATAAACTCGTTTGGCATTATTCGAGGATTGCAATTTTCCTCGTTCGTATTTCAATACTACACCATTATTATCGATTTACTCATTCTGGGCTTGACGAGAGCGTATGATATTGCTGGTCCTTACAACGACGTGAACCCATTTCTGAGTTTCCAGAATGTGCGCGTGGAGACCAGACATCCTATCAGACTGTACTGTAGATATGTAGACAAAATTTGGATTCTCTTCAAATTCTCCAATGAAGAATCAAAAGATTTAATTCAGAAATTTTTAACAGAAAATCCCGACCCAAATAATGAAAACATCGTTGGCTATAATAACAAGACCTGTTGGCCAAGAGATTGTCgaatgaggaaaatgaaGCATGATGTCAATCTGGGTAGAGCAACATTCTGGGAAATTCAAAATAGAATCCCCAGATCTTTGACATCGCTGGATTGGGATCACCACAACACCTTTGTCAGTGTCTATTCGAAGGACAACCCAAATTTACTTTTCACCATTGCCGGATTTGAAGTGCGTATCCTTCCCAAAATAAGGCAACTGTCATATGGCATTAACATGTACACCACGTACATAAACGAGTATGGAAAGAAGGATCCCAGCAAGGAAACTTCCTCCACAACAAATGCCAATCAAGCCGgtggaggagagaaaaacgtGGTCATATCATCCAGTGAAAAGGAAGGCACATGGAAGCTACAAAACGAAGTTACCAAAGAAATCACCGCAGAGGCCTATCTAAAGGTGTCGGAAAATAGTATGAAACGATTTGAAAATCGAGTTAGGCAAATTTTAATGTCATCTGGAAGTACCACCTTCACCAAAATTGCAAACAAATGGAACACCACCCTTATCGGATTGATGACATATTTTAGGGAGGCCGTTTTAGATACAGAAGAATTGTTAGACCTCCTagtaaaatgtgaaaataaaatacaaacTCGTATAAAGATAGGTTTAAATTCGAAGATGCCTTCTCGTTTTCCACCCGTTGTGTTCTACACACCTAAGGAGTTGGGTGGTCTTGGAATGCTCTCCATGGGACACATATTAATTCCAGAGTCCGACCTACGTTATATGAAGCAAACAGATAGCGGGAAAATTACCCATTTTAGAGCTGGACTTTCCCACGAAGAAGATCAGCTGATACCCAACCTGTACAGATACATCTCCACCTGGGAGAGTGAATTTTTAGAAAGTCAACGTGTGTGGTGTGAATACGCActgaaaaggaatgaatgcCACAatcaaaataagaaaataactTTGGAAGATTTGGAAGACTCTTGGGATAAAGGTATCCCCAGAATTAACACCCTCTTTCAGAAAGACAGACACACATTGGCATACGACAAGGGGTGGAGAATAAGGCAACTGTTCAAGCAGTATCAAATAATTAAGAGTAACCCTTTTTGGTGGACTAATCAGAGACACGATGGAAAACTCTGGAATCTAAACAATTATCGAACGGATATGATTCAAGCCCTAGGAGGGGTTGAAGGGATACTAGAGCATACGTTATTTAAAGGAACTTTTTTCCCGACATGGGAAGGATTATTCTGGGAAAAGGCCAGTGGGTTTGAAGAATCtatgaaatataaaaagttaACGAATGCACAAAGAAGTGGATTGAATCAAATCCCCAACAGACGATTTACCTTATGGTGGTCTCCAACAATCAATCGAGCAAATGTGTACGTTGGGTTCCAAGTGCAGTTAGACTTAACAGGTATATTCATGCATGGAAAAATACCCACACTGAAAATATCGCTGATCCAAATATTTAGAGCACATCTATGGCAGAAGATTCACGAATCGCTAGTTATGGATGTATGTCAAGTGTTTGATTTGAATTCTGATCTTCTAGAAATCGAAACGGTGCAAAAGGAAACCATCCACCCGAGAAAATCTTATAAAATGAATAGCTCCTGTGCAGACATTCTTCTCTTTGCCAATTACAAATGGGGAATTTCCAAGCCATCCTTACTTTCAGATGatgataatatttttctgaaCAATTTGGAAATTAAGTCGAACAGCTCGATAGCCCTGGGGTCTTATCCCTACACGTCCAACCAGTACTGGATTGACATTCAGCTCCGATGGGGAGATTTTGATTCCCATGACATTGAAAGGTACAGCAGAGCCAAGTTTCTAGATTACACTACAGACAATTTATCCATATACCCTTGCCTCACTGGGGTCCTCATAGGAGTAGATTTGGCATACAACCTATACTCCGCATATGGCAACTGGTTTAACAACCTCAAACCGTTGATGCAGAAGGCGTTGCAGAAAATTATTCAATCGAACCCGTCACTCTACGTGCTAAGGGAAAGAATCAGAAAGGGACTTCAATTATACTCCTCTGAACCCACAGAACCATATTTAAATACGCAAAACTACAATGAACTCTTCTCCTCGCAGACCATCTGGTTTGTAGATGACACCAATGTTTACCGAGTTACCATCCATAAGACCTTCGAAGGGAACCTAACCACCAAGCCGATTAATGGCGCCATCTTCATTTTGAATCCCAAAACAGGACaactctttttaaaaattatccaCACATCTGTATGGATTGGGCAAAAACGTTTATctcagctagccaaatggaAGACAGCAGAAGAAGTGGCCTCCCTAATTAGGTCTCTCCCTATAGAAGAACAACCAAAACAAATTATCGTAACTAGGAAAGGAATGCTAGATCCATTGGAAGTGCACTTGTTAGATTTCCCAAATATTATAATCAAAGGAACGGAGTTGAATCTCCCATTCCAAGCCTTACTAAAACTGAACAAAATAGGAGATCTTATCTTAAAAGCAACCCAGCCACAAATGCTTCTATTCAATTTGTATGATGACTGGCTAAACACAATTTCATCCTTCACCGCATTTAGTAGACTAATCCTCATACTGAGAAGTTTACACATAAACCCGCAGCAAACGAAAATCCTCCTGCAACCGAATAAGAATATAGTAACGCAACCACATCATATCTGGCCTTCCTTCAACAATAACCAGTGGATTAATTTAGAAGTTCAATTGAAGGATCTAATTCTTAACGACTATGCGAAGAGAAACAATGTACATATCGCCTCGCTCACTCAGAACGAAATAAGGGACATCCTCCTAGGTATGGAAATAACACCCCCATCTATACAGAGGCAACAAATTGCggaactggaaaaaaacaatttagaTAATATAGAACAACAAATGAAGGTTACCACGTCAAAAACGACAACGAAGCATGGAACTGAAATGATTGTCTCAACTTTATCCCCCCACGAACAGCAAACATTCACAACAAAGACGGATTGGAAAATACGATACCTTGCTAATAACTCCCTACTCttcagaacaaaaaatatttatgtaaATAATAGTTCCTTAAAAAGTGTATCTCAAGAAGGAGGAGGCAACAGCGGTGTAAATACCATTAGCTCTATTAACGATTACACGTACGTCATTGCCAAAAATCTACTTGAAAAATTCATTTGCATTTCCGATCTGAAAATACAAATTGGAGGATTTCTGTACGGTTCCTCCCCACCTGACAACTCCTATGTGAAGGAGATTAAATGCATTCTTATCCCCCCCCAGATTGGGAACTACCAATCTGTTACCCTGTCAAATTATTTACCCTCAAGTAAATATTTGGACAATTTAGAACTCCTCGGTTGGATTCACACACAGACCACCAACTGCTCCAACACATCTAACCATTTAACGACATACGACATGGTTGCACATTTGTCATTTCTACAAGAGTGTAAAtccaggaagaagaaaaaatcagaTGGAGCGGGAGGAACATACTCTGATGACGATATCGCACAAGAGGATAATGCAAATGACGACAGTGGACAGTTCTCCAAAATATGGGACAAGAACAAAACCATAATTCTTACTTGTTCATTTACTCCTGGTAGCTGTACCATAAATGCTTACAAATTAACTGATGATGGGTATGCATTTGCCAAGAGCAAACAGAATTCAGCTGATCTGTATGCCTACCCGAATGCCAACAATCTGTATGAACAAGTTCAGATACTCTTATCCAATGTCTTCGTTGGTTTCTTCCTAATCCCCGATGATAACATATGGAACTACAATCTCATGGGTATCAAATTTAACAATAATCAAAAATATTCTGCTCTGTTGGATATCCCGCAACCCTTTTACTCAGACATACACAGGCCCAACCACTTTCTCCAGTTTTCCCTGCTTGATCAGAATGAAGGGGATGAGGCAGATGTCGAGACCTCGTTCATTTGA
- a CDS encoding TMEM33 domain-containing protein, putative, translated as MKTLTEAEQKFLNHDWVNDKKWKLYLSNLYPSPSIHNIEKYKKKYFQKNVDKNLDVNASFGNETVKEQTPQSPNSQGHGNKGYIYSGQVPLMTFFFSTFVLCLSLFYFVLLSLNLSLYKKMATFMSLSYFCAFLSLLYADYKTQKQNFSLVQFFSSEKGQYLSYSMILFFIKDAVLIFLPIFFTLLITSYLMYKQIKPLFPLAIQRNYYINKVVSYLDQTILNIYLMRANIEIYNLVFIIICLFLKRASLLNLIIYLHFFKLKYSSSDSYFHACYAKNGEMIRQCLSHPMVPKAFLNVFNKMAHYFNTYLTYRRR; from the exons ATGAAAACGTTAACCGAGGCCGAACAGAAGTTTCTca ATCACGACTGGGTAAAcgacaaaaaatggaaactctACTTAAGCAATTTATACCCCTCCCCATCGATACACAATATCGAGAAATacaagaagaaatattttcagaAGAATGTCGACAAGAACCTGGATGTGAATGCCAGTTTTGGGAATGAAACCGTTAAGGAGCAGACACCACAGTCCCCCAATTCCCAAGGTCACGGAAACAAGGGCTATATATACAGCGGGCAGGTTCCCCTGatgacgtttttttttagcaccTTCGTCTTATGCCTCAGCCTCTTTTACTTTGTGTTATTGTCCTTGAACTTGAGTTTGTACAAG AAAATGGCCACCTTTATGAGCCTCTCCTACTTTTGCGCCTTTTTGAGTTTGCTATATGCGGACTACAAAACGCAGAAGCAGAATTTCTCCCTTGTGCAGTTCTTCTCAAGCGAAAAGG gccAGTACTTGTCCTACTCCATGATATTGTTTTTCATCAAGGATGCCGTGTTGATatttttgccaattttttttaccctcttAATTACTTCGTACTTAATGTATAAACAGATTAAgccccttttccccctcgCAATTCAAAG GAATTACTACATTAACAAAGTTGTGTCCTACTTGGATCAGACG ATTCTGAATATCTACTTAATGCGAGCCAACATTGAAATCTACAATTTAgtttttataataatttgTCTCTTCCTGAAAAGAGCCAGTCTCCTGAATTTGATTATTTATCTCCACTTCTTCAAGCTCAA GTATAGCTCCTCGGATTCCTATTTCCACGCCTGCTATGCGAAGAATGGAG AAATGATCAGGCAGTGCTTGTCGCACCCGATGGTTCCCAAAGCTTTTTTGAACGTATTCAATAAG ATGGCCCACTACTTTAACACCTACCTCACCTACAGACGCAGGTAG